The following are encoded in a window of Fretibacter rubidus genomic DNA:
- the rpmE gene encoding 50S ribosomal protein L31 has product MKKDIHPDYHMITVQMVDGTEYQTRSTYGKEGDRLVLDIDSKVHPAWTGGDGKMLDRGGRVSRFKDKFKGFA; this is encoded by the coding sequence ATGAAAAAAGACATACACCCAGATTATCACATGATTACCGTGCAAATGGTCGACGGAACTGAATATCAGACCCGCAGCACATATGGCAAAGAAGGCGACCGCCTTGTGCTTGATATCGACAGCAAAGTGCACCCAGCCTGGACAGGCGGCGACGGCAAAATGCTCGATCGCGGCGGTCGTGTTTCTCGCTTCAAAGACAAATTCAAAGGCTTTGCTTAG
- a CDS encoding CpaF family protein has product MFGADKERRTSRQAVPRFGEPRHAGEKSALMDEMVPKAHAKPVTIVDPNADTAISNNPAIAAVKDSVFNALLDVINLGELSAFDKTKAKREIGSIISEIVTLQNIRLSTAEQALLAEDICHDLLGFGPLEPLLERQDIGDIMVNGAGRVFIDTGGLIQETNIRFRDEAHLTTICQRMAAQTGRHVDAASPICDARLADGSRINIILPPLATKGPTLTIRKFQRDRLVLRDLVNFGTISPAGAKLLAIIAACRCNVLISGGTGSGKTTLLNCMTAFMGARERIVTCEDTAELQLQQRHVVTLETRPPNNEGRGEVSMRDLVRNCLRMRPERIIVGEVRGAEALDLLQAMNTGHDGSMGTVHANTPRDALARLETLVAMGGITLPGAVVRNMICGSIDIVVQTLRLRDGSRKITHITEVLHKDGDTIITQDLMTFKQTGETALGKIVGDHVSSGIGRPRFWERAESYGLADRLSAALIEAGAPAFGEPEEVSAPKDGRAARQTTERAATIRDQLASQG; this is encoded by the coding sequence ATGTTCGGGGCCGACAAAGAAAGGCGAACCAGTCGCCAAGCTGTGCCGCGCTTTGGAGAACCAAGGCATGCGGGTGAAAAATCCGCCTTGATGGACGAAATGGTTCCCAAGGCGCATGCGAAGCCCGTGACAATTGTCGATCCTAACGCCGATACAGCTATATCTAATAACCCTGCCATCGCCGCCGTCAAAGACAGCGTGTTTAATGCCCTTTTGGATGTGATTAATCTGGGCGAATTATCTGCCTTTGATAAAACCAAAGCCAAGCGCGAAATTGGCAGCATCATTAGCGAAATTGTCACGCTGCAAAACATCCGCCTCTCAACAGCAGAACAGGCATTGCTTGCCGAAGATATTTGCCATGATCTGCTCGGTTTTGGCCCGCTGGAGCCTTTGTTAGAACGCCAAGACATTGGCGATATCATGGTCAATGGCGCGGGCCGCGTTTTTATCGATACAGGCGGTTTAATTCAAGAAACCAATATTCGCTTTCGCGATGAGGCGCATCTAACGACCATTTGTCAGCGCATGGCCGCCCAAACGGGACGTCATGTTGATGCGGCGTCGCCAATTTGTGACGCGCGTCTGGCGGATGGTTCGCGTATTAATATCATCTTGCCACCGCTGGCCACCAAAGGCCCGACGCTGACCATTCGGAAATTTCAACGCGACCGTCTTGTGCTACGCGATCTTGTTAATTTTGGTACCATATCACCTGCGGGCGCAAAACTTCTGGCCATTATCGCGGCATGTCGCTGTAACGTCCTAATTTCTGGCGGCACGGGGTCAGGTAAGACCACATTGCTGAATTGTATGACGGCATTCATGGGCGCGCGCGAACGCATTGTGACATGCGAAGATACGGCAGAACTGCAATTACAACAACGCCATGTCGTGACATTAGAAACCCGTCCGCCCAATAATGAAGGCCGCGGCGAAGTCAGCATGCGTGATTTGGTGAGGAACTGCCTGCGCATGCGCCCAGAACGTATTATTGTCGGCGAAGTGCGCGGCGCAGAAGCGCTAGATTTACTCCAAGCCATGAATACGGGTCACGACGGATCAATGGGCACGGTGCATGCCAATACACCGCGCGACGCGCTTGCTCGACTAGAAACGCTGGTCGCCATGGGTGGTATTACCCTACCCGGTGCTGTGGTGCGCAATATGATTTGCGGCTCGATTGATATTGTGGTGCAGACCTTACGCCTGCGCGACGGGTCGCGCAAAATCACCCATATCACAGAAGTGCTGCATAAAGACGGCGATACAATTATCACCCAAGATCTTATGACGTTTAAACAGACGGGCGAAACGGCTTTGGGCAAAATTGTTGGCGACCATGTTTCCAGCGGTATAGGCCGCCCGCGGTTTTGGGAACGCGCGGAAAGCTACGGCCTAGCCGACAGATTATCGGCAGCCCTTATAGAGGCGGGTGCCCCTGCCTTTGGGGAGCCAGAAGAAGTCAGCGCGCCCAAAGACGGCCGCGCCGCACGCCAAACAACAGAGCGCGCCGCGACCATTCGCGATCAACTGGCTAGCCAAGGCTAA
- the ribF gene encoding riboflavin biosynthesis protein RibF produces MRSFDRYEGLAQGDKGAVIALGNFDGLHRGHQAVIKRAKAIADNIGAPLGIGLFRPHPYRFFKPDAAPFRLMSAAVRAAIMPSLGVERLYEIPFTDSLRDMDDTDFVDVVLHKGLGIKHVVVGSDYGFGKNRCGNVDSLTRLCAERGIGVTALDPIGLHKMYGKYGSTEIRRALAQGDVFHAAHMLSRPWIVDGIVQKGAQRGRTINFPTANIDFGDLVRPKFGVYAVEVVLPDGTKKFGVANTGNRPTVGGEEARLEVNIFDYSGDLYGQTLQVHFRSFIRDEKKFDSFDALKDQITRDADGARSIFGLPL; encoded by the coding sequence ATGCGCAGTTTTGACCGTTACGAAGGCCTAGCCCAGGGCGACAAAGGCGCGGTCATTGCGCTAGGTAATTTTGACGGGCTGCACCGCGGTCATCAAGCCGTCATTAAACGCGCGAAAGCCATTGCCGATAATATCGGCGCGCCGCTCGGCATTGGTCTGTTTCGGCCCCATCCTTACCGTTTTTTCAAACCCGACGCCGCACCCTTTCGCCTGATGAGTGCGGCTGTGCGGGCGGCTATTATGCCGAGCCTTGGTGTGGAGCGCCTTTACGAAATTCCGTTCACAGACAGCTTGCGCGATATGGATGACACGGACTTTGTTGATGTCGTTCTACACAAGGGTCTGGGCATCAAACATGTCGTTGTTGGGTCTGATTACGGATTTGGTAAAAACCGCTGTGGTAATGTGGATAGCCTGACGCGGCTTTGTGCAGAGCGTGGCATAGGCGTCACGGCGCTGGACCCCATTGGCCTGCATAAAATGTACGGTAAATACGGTAGCACAGAAATCCGCCGCGCGCTGGCCCAAGGGGACGTGTTCCACGCTGCCCATATGCTGTCCCGCCCTTGGATTGTTGACGGCATCGTGCAAAAAGGCGCGCAACGCGGGCGCACAATTAATTTCCCAACCGCCAATATCGATTTTGGCGATTTGGTCCGGCCGAAATTTGGGGTCTATGCGGTTGAAGTCGTTTTGCCCGACGGCACCAAAAAATTTGGTGTCGCCAATACGGGCAACCGCCCGACGGTTGGCGGGGAAGAAGCCCGGCTAGAGGTCAATATTTTTGACTATAGCGGCGATCTTTACGGACAGACATTACAGGTGCATTTTCGCAGCTTTATCCGGGACGAGAAAAAGTTCGATAGCTTTGACGCGTTGAAAGACCAAATTACCCGTGATGCCGACGGCGCACGGTCTATTTTCGGGCTACCGTTATAG
- a CDS encoding Lrp/AsnC family transcriptional regulator, with the protein MSIDSKDRQIIRALQENGRMTNQDLAEAVNLSPSPCLRRLRNLENAGIIRGYSVDVDAKAYGLPVTVFVRVQLERHTQEAVADFERHIRACQDVLECFVMTGQSDYLLKVVVKDLPDYERFVRQTLHPIGVIGSIDTSFAYGVVKKTSVFPKMG; encoded by the coding sequence ATGTCTATTGACAGCAAAGACCGCCAAATTATCCGCGCCCTTCAAGAGAACGGACGTATGACCAATCAAGATTTGGCAGAGGCCGTGAACCTCTCGCCGTCCCCGTGTTTGCGGCGTCTTCGTAATTTGGAAAACGCGGGCATCATTCGCGGCTATAGTGTTGATGTGGACGCCAAAGCTTACGGCTTGCCGGTCACCGTTTTTGTCCGCGTGCAGTTAGAGCGTCACACCCAAGAGGCGGTCGCAGATTTCGAGCGCCATATCCGTGCCTGCCAAGATGTGTTGGAATGTTTTGTGATGACGGGCCAGTCGGATTACCTGCTGAAAGTGGTGGTTAAAGACCTGCCTGATTATGAGCGATTTGTGCGCCAAACGCTGCATCCTATTGGCGTGATTGGGTCGATTGATACGAGCTTTGCTTATGGCGTGGTCAAGAAGACGAGCGTCTTTCCGAAGATGGGCTAA
- the purU gene encoding formyltetrahydrofolate deformylase, which yields MTSKYILTTQSEDRIGIVATLTRALADHGGFITAHSQFGTPGSDRFYSRIAFDMDSENLTAFKSALLKIAGEWSLSVEIIPQARKTKTIIMVSKFDHCLADLLYRRSNGSLNIDVCAVVSNHTDAAHRARAADVPFIHIPVSKTNKPEAEAALRKVMTDTGAELIILARYMQILSDSFCTDYSGRIINIHHSFLPSFKGAKPYHRAYARGVKLIGATAHYVTADLDEGPIIDQDVRRVDHTMTPDQLIAIGRDVEAQTLARAVAHHVDHRAFINGNKTVVLP from the coding sequence TCTGAAGACCGTATCGGCATTGTTGCGACGCTGACCCGCGCGCTTGCGGATCACGGCGGGTTTATCACGGCACATTCGCAATTTGGCACACCAGGCTCAGACCGGTTTTATTCGCGCATTGCTTTTGATATGGACAGCGAAAACCTCACGGCGTTTAAAAGCGCGCTTTTGAAAATTGCAGGTGAGTGGTCGTTGAGCGTGGAGATTATCCCCCAAGCCCGCAAAACCAAAACCATCATCATGGTCTCAAAATTTGATCACTGTCTCGCGGATTTGCTCTACCGCCGTAGCAACGGGAGCCTGAATATTGACGTCTGCGCGGTGGTGTCTAATCACACAGACGCCGCCCATCGCGCGAGGGCCGCAGACGTGCCCTTCATCCATATCCCCGTGAGTAAGACGAACAAGCCAGAGGCCGAAGCGGCGCTGCGCAAGGTGATGACCGATACAGGCGCAGAGCTGATTATCCTTGCGCGCTATATGCAGATATTATCAGACAGCTTTTGCACTGATTATTCGGGCCGCATAATTAATATTCATCACAGCTTTCTGCCCAGCTTTAAGGGCGCAAAACCTTATCATCGTGCTTATGCTCGCGGCGTGAAACTGATTGGGGCAACGGCGCATTACGTCACCGCAGATTTGGACGAAGGCCCCATCATTGACCAAGACGTGCGCCGCGTGGACCACACCATGACGCCTGACCAACTCATTGCGATTGGCCGCGATGTGGAGGCGCAAACATTGGCCCGCGCGGTCGCGCATCATGTCGACCACCGGGCCTTTATCAATGGCAATAAGACGGTGGTGCTACCGTAG
- the creD gene encoding cell envelope integrity protein CreD: MSPPSISQTLPKPGSNLGLKLILICGLILLMAIPAMFISYISYERAGRADDVTREVSERYGGAQSIMGPLLVAPYHVKNKDGETVEAGDYVTFAETGHAEFSDVKTTIRKRSLFKVPTYQGQGVISASFAPIPTLSNAQAKAGPGMFINWDAAQLVISVTDVRGLKSDITIKDDRGVERRFEPATAAFVKVVTTAESIGRNHASTPQRRFTDILPGRLMSVDARGFISADKNSAVTIGLNLGGAQSLSVMPFARTTTARIKSDWADPGFSGAFPPVERDVTEDGFDARWSVPRLARNMPASGLAHQLPLHEMSNAAMRVSFIETHSAYKTVNRALKYAVLFIGLVFLAYFLFEVIVGVSVHPAQYILIGLAQSIFYLLLLAFSEHIGFNAAFVIAAGATIAATAGYAGAVFGSRDFIVKTGVVFTLVYGLLFTLMRMQDFALMLGALTSFIAIAGTMYLTRSVNWYGRKEAR, from the coding sequence ATGTCACCACCATCTATATCCCAAACACTGCCAAAGCCCGGCTCTAATCTCGGGTTAAAACTTATTCTGATTTGCGGGCTGATATTGCTCATGGCTATTCCTGCCATGTTTATCAGCTATATTAGTTATGAACGCGCTGGCCGCGCCGATGATGTTACCCGCGAGGTATCCGAGCGATACGGCGGCGCGCAATCAATTATGGGTCCGCTCTTGGTCGCGCCCTATCATGTGAAAAATAAAGACGGCGAAACCGTCGAAGCGGGGGATTACGTCACATTTGCAGAAACAGGTCATGCCGAGTTTTCGGATGTGAAAACCACTATTCGCAAACGCTCGCTGTTTAAAGTGCCGACTTATCAAGGGCAGGGCGTGATCAGCGCGAGTTTCGCGCCTATCCCCACATTATCCAATGCGCAAGCAAAAGCTGGGCCGGGTATGTTTATTAATTGGGACGCGGCGCAACTCGTTATCTCTGTGACCGATGTGCGGGGTCTTAAATCTGATATTACTATCAAAGACGATAGGGGTGTTGAGCGTCGGTTTGAACCCGCAACCGCCGCTTTTGTAAAAGTCGTTACGACGGCCGAGAGCATTGGCCGCAATCACGCAAGCACGCCCCAGAGACGTTTTACCGATATATTACCGGGCCGGCTGATGTCGGTTGATGCGCGCGGATTTATCAGCGCTGATAAAAACAGTGCCGTTACAATTGGCCTGAACCTTGGCGGCGCGCAGAGCCTCTCGGTAATGCCCTTTGCGCGCACAACGACGGCCCGTATAAAATCTGATTGGGCTGACCCTGGATTTTCTGGGGCTTTCCCGCCCGTTGAACGCGACGTTACAGAAGACGGCTTTGATGCCCGCTGGTCTGTGCCGCGATTGGCGCGCAATATGCCCGCCTCGGGTTTGGCCCATCAATTACCGCTGCATGAGATGAGCAACGCGGCCATGAGAGTCAGCTTTATTGAGACCCATTCCGCCTATAAAACGGTCAACCGCGCCCTGAAATATGCCGTGCTGTTTATCGGGCTTGTGTTTCTGGCTTATTTTCTATTTGAGGTTATCGTCGGCGTGTCTGTGCACCCAGCACAATATATCCTAATTGGTCTTGCCCAGAGTATTTTTTATCTGCTGTTACTCGCATTTTCTGAACATATCGGATTTAACGCCGCTTTTGTTATTGCGGCGGGCGCGACGATTGCGGCGACGGCAGGCTATGCGGGGGCGGTCTTTGGTTCTCGTGATTTTATTGTTAAGACAGGCGTCGTCTTTACCTTGGTTTACGGGCTTTTATTCACGCTGATGCGGATGCAGGATTTTGCGCTTATGCTCGGCGCGCTGACCAGCTTTATCGCCATTGCGGGCACGATGTATCTTACCCGTAGTGTTAACTGGTATGGCCGCAAAGAGGCGCGTTAG
- a CDS encoding TIGR01459 family HAD-type hydrolase — MADFKNIAGLGHIADDYDALLCDIWGVVHNGREAFGEACEALERFRADRGPVILITNSPRPSAAIPEQLAEVGIVGKIYDAIVTSGDATIDELSRRAPGPAFKLGPERDDGLYEGLEMHFADLGDAEFITCTGLFDDENETPDDYIDMLTEARDMGIPLICANPDVQAKRGDQLIYCGGALAQLYEKLGGETVYAGKPHEPIYRLSRAWLREVLGYDVTNDRVLAIGDNIHTDLLGAQQEDYDCLFVANGVHQGNEAKLKELLRDHSISARYMAPHLAW; from the coding sequence ATGGCTGATTTTAAAAATATTGCGGGCCTCGGCCATATTGCGGATGATTATGATGCTTTGCTCTGTGATATATGGGGTGTTGTGCATAATGGCCGCGAGGCCTTTGGCGAAGCTTGCGAAGCGCTAGAGCGGTTTCGCGCCGATCGTGGCCCTGTTATATTGATTACCAATTCACCGCGCCCCAGTGCGGCTATTCCCGAACAACTGGCCGAGGTCGGCATTGTCGGTAAAATCTACGACGCCATTGTGACATCGGGTGACGCAACAATAGACGAGCTTTCGCGCCGCGCGCCGGGCCCTGCGTTTAAGCTAGGGCCAGAACGTGACGACGGTCTCTATGAAGGGTTGGAGATGCATTTTGCCGATTTGGGCGATGCGGAATTTATCACCTGTACGGGTCTGTTTGATGACGAAAATGAGACGCCCGATGATTATATCGATATGCTGACCGAGGCGCGCGATATGGGCATTCCACTGATTTGTGCCAATCCTGATGTGCAAGCAAAGCGCGGTGATCAGCTGATTTATTGCGGTGGTGCGCTGGCGCAGCTTTATGAAAAACTGGGCGGCGAGACAGTTTACGCGGGTAAACCGCATGAGCCGATTTACCGTCTATCCCGCGCATGGCTACGCGAAGTGTTGGGTTATGATGTCACCAATGACCGTGTCTTGGCGATTGGCGATAATATTCACACGGACCTGCTAGGCGCGCAGCAAGAAGATTATGACTGCCTGTTTGTGGCCAACGGTGTGCATCAAGGCAATGAGGCAAAACTTAAAGAGCTTCTGCGCGATCATTCAATTTCTGCGCGGTATATGGCGCCGCATTTGGCTTGGTAA
- a CDS encoding methionine gamma-lyase has translation MSHQNQSFSTRAIHHGYDSTAHHGALTPPVHFTSTYAFETAEAGGEMFAGERAGHVYSRISNPTLDLLEGRIASLEGAEAGLALSSGIGAISAALWTLLSPGDELIVDATLYGCTFSFFHHGLAKFGITITHVDLTDADNLRAAITDKTKVVYFETPANPNMRLVDIKAVADIAGPQGVMVMVDNTYATPYLCQPLSLGADIVVHSATKYLGGHGDLVAGVIAGDFETINRIRLFGLKDMTGAVMSPMTAMLVMRGLKTLELRMERHCQSAGVVAQWLDARDEVKSVSYPGLKSFPQYDLATRQMNGYGGMIAFELYGGLDAGRALLNATTMIKCAVSLGDAETLMQHPASMTHSTYTPEERERHLISDGLVRISVGLEGVEDILADLHQAMAQLSFAQSA, from the coding sequence ATGAGCCATCAAAATCAGAGCTTTTCGACCCGCGCTATTCACCATGGTTATGATAGCACAGCGCATCACGGCGCGCTGACACCGCCTGTGCATTTCACCTCCACCTATGCGTTTGAGACCGCCGAAGCGGGCGGCGAAATGTTTGCGGGTGAGCGCGCAGGTCACGTCTATTCGCGTATTTCCAACCCGACGCTTGATTTACTCGAAGGCCGTATCGCAAGCCTTGAGGGCGCGGAAGCGGGCCTTGCCCTATCCAGCGGTATTGGCGCAATATCCGCCGCGCTTTGGACACTCTTATCGCCAGGTGATGAGTTGATCGTCGACGCGACACTTTACGGCTGCACGTTTTCATTTTTTCATCACGGCCTGGCGAAATTTGGCATTACCATCACCCATGTTGATTTAACTGATGCTGATAATCTGCGCGCGGCGATTACGGATAAAACCAAAGTCGTTTATTTTGAGACGCCCGCTAATCCCAATATGCGGCTTGTGGATATTAAGGCAGTGGCCGATATCGCGGGGCCACAAGGGGTGATGGTGATGGTCGATAATACTTACGCGACGCCCTATCTCTGCCAGCCGCTATCGCTAGGCGCGGATATTGTCGTTCATAGCGCAACAAAATATCTAGGCGGGCACGGCGATTTGGTGGCGGGCGTTATCGCGGGTGATTTTGAGACCATCAACCGCATCCGTCTCTTCGGCCTCAAAGATATGACAGGCGCCGTGATGAGCCCGATGACGGCGATGCTGGTCATGCGCGGACTAAAGACATTAGAGCTGCGTATGGAGCGGCATTGCCAAAGCGCGGGCGTTGTCGCGCAGTGGCTAGACGCGCGTGATGAGGTTAAATCTGTGTCCTATCCCGGCCTGAAATCCTTCCCGCAATATGACCTCGCGACCCGTCAAATGAACGGTTACGGCGGCATGATTGCATTTGAATTATACGGCGGGCTGGATGCGGGACGCGCCCTGCTTAATGCTACCACCATGATTAAATGCGCTGTATCGCTGGGCGACGCCGAAACCCTCATGCAGCACCCCGCCAGCATGACCCACTCAACCTATACGCCAGAGGAACGCGAAAGGCACCTCATTAGCGACGGCCTCGTGCGGATATCGGTCGGGCTTGAAGGGGTGGAGGATATTCTCGCCGATTTGCATCAAGCCATGGCGCAACTTAGTTTTGCGCAGAGTGCTTGA
- a CDS encoding MaoC family dehydratase, with translation MTDTTKYYLEDLEVGMSATTSMVITGEQIDTFAKITGDFNPIHVDEDAAKAAGFEGRIAHGALSASLISAVLGNDLPGPGAVFVELNLRFRRPAMIGDKVTAVATVNEINERTGRVRMKCHCEVNGKQICRGDAGVILKKRPKDD, from the coding sequence ATGACTGACACGACAAAATATTATCTCGAAGACCTAGAGGTCGGCATGTCCGCGACCACAAGCATGGTGATTACGGGCGAGCAAATTGATACATTCGCCAAAATCACAGGTGACTTTAACCCCATCCATGTAGATGAGGACGCTGCCAAGGCGGCCGGGTTTGAAGGGCGTATCGCCCACGGGGCGCTATCGGCGTCATTGATTTCTGCCGTACTGGGGAATGATTTACCGGGCCCGGGCGCAGTGTTTGTAGAGCTGAATTTGCGGTTTCGCCGTCCCGCGATGATTGGTGACAAAGTCACCGCCGTCGCGACGGTCAATGAGATTAATGAGCGCACGGGACGCGTGCGCATGAAGTGCCACTGCGAAGTGAACGGCAAACAAATCTGCCGCGGTGATGCAGGCGTTATTTTAAAAAAACGCCCCAAAGACGATTAA
- a CDS encoding succinate dehydrogenase iron-sulfur subunit, whose translation MVQLSLPKNSKVDKGTVWPAKDGGKRMKTFKIYRYDPSDNDGPRWDSYQIDLDECGPMVLDALFKIKNEIDPTLAFRRSCREGVCGSCAMNIGGRNTLACTKAIDDVAGGNISISPLPHMPVVRDLVPDLSNFYKQYASIEPWLHTSEAEPEKEHLQTPEDRDKLDGYYECILCASCSTSCPSYWWNGDRYLGPATLLQAYRWLVDSRDDAKSDRLDALEDPFKLYRCHTIMNCANVCPKGLNPAKAIAEVKKMMVERA comes from the coding sequence ATGGTTCAGCTCAGCCTGCCGAAAAATTCCAAAGTCGATAAAGGTACTGTTTGGCCCGCCAAAGACGGCGGCAAGCGGATGAAGACGTTTAAAATCTACCGCTATGACCCGTCTGACAATGACGGCCCGCGTTGGGACAGCTACCAAATTGATCTGGATGAATGCGGCCCAATGGTGCTGGACGCGCTGTTTAAGATTAAAAATGAGATTGATCCGACACTCGCATTTCGCCGCTCTTGCCGCGAAGGCGTTTGCGGCTCTTGCGCTATGAATATTGGCGGGCGCAACACGCTGGCCTGTACAAAGGCGATTGATGATGTTGCGGGCGGTAATATTTCGATCTCGCCGCTGCCGCATATGCCTGTTGTGCGCGACCTCGTCCCTGATCTATCTAATTTTTACAAGCAATATGCCTCTATCGAGCCGTGGCTCCACACATCAGAAGCCGAGCCTGAGAAAGAGCATCTGCAAACACCCGAAGACCGGGATAAGCTTGACGGCTATTATGAGTGTATTCTTTGCGCGTCTTGCTCCACATCGTGCCCGTCTTATTGGTGGAACGGCGACCGTTACCTCGGCCCAGCAACATTGCTCCAAGCCTACCGTTGGTTGGTGGACAGCCGTGATGATGCCAAATCAGACCGCCTCGACGCCCTTGAAGACCCGTTCAAGCTTTACCGCTGCCACACCATCATGAACTGCGCCAACGTTTGCCCCAAAGGCCTAAACCCCGCCAAAGCCATTGCCGAGGTCAAGAAAATGATGGTCGAGCGCGCGTAA
- a CDS encoding sensor histidine kinase, with protein sequence MSNYVARLERFLNLDTITGYGQLMRARAVYGMGLAFILTQLVNLLTMTASYGRWTMDHTTSIVVCIFVFLTVLNLRKSRNFVFFAGVFSILIIGGTLAVALPENTGINSAMLPFFVLGIVMNGFVSGSRATVVFGVTSLAMVWFLWWWSVQYNYTPIFDVEAFEVRNFQRAVQASLAIVMITIIAALFSRNMHAAFADLETSVETAQAGERAKTEFLATMSHELRTPMNGILGMSDLLLETELDAEQRDLVDVINRSGEDLQSIIGNVLLFSQLESGKIVLSSEDFDPEKLLVDSMQYFAKRAQSKDIALITDISTYLPHVVRGDARRIQTALSALLENAVIFTKKGQVIVRVSLEPSDNGDAQMLTFTVQDTGIGFTYTLYETIFERFTQLDSSISREHGGTGLGLTIARGLARLMGGDITVTSRVARGTIFTLSVPVEVTKARLPSERSVSKLRTVAPA encoded by the coding sequence ATGAGCAATTATGTGGCGCGGTTAGAGCGTTTTCTAAATCTGGATACAATTACCGGCTATGGCCAGTTGATGCGCGCGCGTGCCGTTTACGGTATGGGGCTTGCTTTTATCCTCACTCAACTTGTGAACCTTCTGACAATGACGGCCAGTTATGGTCGTTGGACGATGGATCATACGACATCAATCGTGGTCTGCATTTTCGTTTTCCTGACAGTTCTTAATTTACGTAAAAGCCGAAACTTTGTATTTTTCGCAGGCGTGTTTTCAATCCTCATTATTGGCGGGACCTTGGCTGTGGCCTTGCCTGAAAACACGGGTATTAATTCGGCTATGCTACCGTTTTTTGTTCTGGGCATTGTCATGAACGGTTTCGTGTCGGGCTCGCGCGCCACGGTTGTTTTTGGTGTGACGTCCTTGGCTATGGTTTGGTTTTTATGGTGGTGGTCCGTACAGTATAACTACACACCGATTTTTGATGTTGAGGCTTTTGAAGTCCGCAATTTCCAACGCGCCGTGCAGGCAAGTCTTGCCATTGTGATGATAACAATAATCGCAGCCCTGTTCTCGCGTAATATGCATGCCGCTTTTGCTGATTTAGAAACTTCTGTTGAAACCGCCCAAGCAGGCGAACGCGCCAAGACAGAATTTCTGGCAACAATGAGCCATGAACTCCGCACACCAATGAACGGTATATTGGGCATGTCGGACCTCTTACTGGAAACAGAATTAGATGCTGAACAACGCGACCTTGTTGATGTCATCAACCGATCGGGTGAAGATTTGCAATCCATCATTGGCAATGTGCTTTTATTTTCGCAGTTGGAATCGGGTAAAATCGTATTGTCGTCAGAAGACTTTGACCCTGAAAAATTGCTGGTCGACTCGATGCAATATTTTGCCAAGCGCGCTCAGTCTAAAGACATCGCTCTGATCACCGATATCAGCACCTATTTGCCGCATGTCGTGCGGGGTGATGCGCGCCGTATTCAAACCGCGCTCAGTGCGCTTTTAGAAAATGCTGTTATCTTTACCAAAAAAGGGCAAGTCATTGTCCGCGTCAGCCTAGAGCCCTCTGACAATGGTGACGCGCAAATGTTGACCTTCACGGTTCAAGACACAGGCATTGGCTTTACCTACACATTATACGAAACCATATTTGAGCGCTTCACCCAATTAGATAGCTCGATAAGCCGAGAACATGGCGGCACGGGATTGGGCCTGACCATTGCACGCGGCCTTGCGCGTTTAATGGGCGGTGACATTACGGTCACAAGCCGCGTTGCGCGCGGGACAATCTTTACCTTGTCAGTCCCTGTCGAGGTGACCAAAGCGCGACTACCAAGCGAGCGCTCGGTTAGTAAGCTCCGCACAGTCGCCCCCGCATAA